From the genome of Eucalyptus grandis isolate ANBG69807.140 chromosome 2, ASM1654582v1, whole genome shotgun sequence, one region includes:
- the LOC104431312 gene encoding pleiotropic drug resistance protein 3 isoform X6: MAELIGTEADGIRSIQNELSELGRSLRSSFRLHVSSFGSTSVVNTIKNDTSDEYDLQWAAIERLPTFERLRSSLFDSEIDGRAVDDKGKKVVDVTKLGALERHFFIEKLIRHIENDNLNLLRKIRDRTDKVGVKLPTIEVRYLNLCIEADCEIVEGKPLPTLWNSLKSMLPGIPAVPGLKIRMAKISIIKDVSGTIKPGRMTLLLGPPGCGKTSFLKALSGTLGKSIKVTGEISYNGHYLNEFIPQKTSAYISQFDLHIPDMTVRETLDFSARCQGVGSREDIMMEISRREKEAGIFPDPDIDTYMKATAFKGLKRTLRTDYILKILGLDICAGTLVGDPMRRGISGGQKRRLTTAEMIVGPKKALFMDEITNGLDSSTAFQIVSCLQQLAHLTDATILVSLLQPAPETFDLFDDLILLVEGKIVYQGPRDQALKFFEDCGFRCPERKGVADFLQEVISRKDQAQYWQHPELPYSYMSVDMFCKKFKESYCGMKLDQELSGIFDRSKSHKNALSFDVYSLSRWELLRACMARELLLMRRNSFIYVFKSVQLIFVAFITMTVFLRTRMGIDVFHANDYMGSMFYGLIILLVDGFPELAMTVSRLTTFYKQKELYFYPAWAYAIPASILKLPLSLLESVVWTSLTYYVIGYSPEVGRFFRQLLLLFSVHLSSISMFRFLASIFQTAVASNLAGTVALLIVMLFGGFVIPKSSMPAWLKWGFWVSPLTYGEIGLSINEFHAPRWQKISSSNTTIGHTILESRGLNFNGYFFWISVGALLGFTLLFNIGFTLALTFLKPPGSSRAIVSREKYMHRSGTEDSQDNVKHEEPKKVPAEVVQTKHVGRMVLPFTPLTLVFKDVQYYVDAPVEMRQQGFAQKRLQLLSDITGTFRPGILTALMGVSGAGKTTLMDVLCGRKTTGYIEGEIKVGGYPKVQETFARISGYCEQTDIHSPQITVEESVIFSAWLRLDPQINSERKMEFVNEVLETIELDGIKDSLVGIPGVNGLSTEQRKRLTIAVELVANPSIIFMDEPTTGLDARAAAIVMRAVKNIVDTGRTIVCTIHQPSIDIFEAFDELVLLKAGGRLIYSGPLGHNSSIVIKYFESIPGVPDIKSNYNPATWMLEVTSTSTEAELGIDFALFYKESTLYDLALFLLPGPTKSL; encoded by the exons ATGGCTGAGCTGATTGGAACAGAAGCAGATGGAATACGGTCGATTCAAAATGAGTTATCAGAGCTAGGAAGGAGCCTCAGATCATCATTTCGGCTTCATGTTTCGAGTTTTGGAAGCACCTCGGTTGTGAacacaataaaaaatgataCTAGTGATGAATATGATCTCCAATGGGCTGCCATTGAGAGGTTACCAACTTTTGAGAGGTTGAGGTCGTCCCTGTTTGATAGTGAGATCGATGGAAGGGCAGTAGATGATAAAGGAAAGAAGGTGGTTGACGTTACCAAGCTTGGTGCATTGGAACGTCATTTTTTCATAGAGAAGCTCATCAGGCATATCGAGAACGACAACCTTAATTTGTTGCGCAAGATTAGGGATAGAACTGACAA GGTTGGTGTCAAATTGCCCACCATAGAAGTCAGATATCTGAATTTATGCATTGAAGCAGACTGTGAGATAGTTGAAGGAAAGCCCCTGCCCACTCTCTGGAATTCTCTAAAAAGCATGCTCCCT GGTATTCCTGCAGTGCCGGGTTTAAAGATACGTATGGCCAAAATAAGCATCATTAAGGATGTCAGTGGAACTATAAAGCCTGGAAG GATGACTTTATTGCTTGGACCTCCTGGATGTGGGAAAACTTCCTTTCTTAAGGCTCTCTCAGGGACTCTAGGCAAATCTATCAAG GTCACTGGAGAAATTTCATATAATGGCCACTATCTTAACGAGTTCATCCCCCAAAAGACATCTGCTTATATAAGCCAATTTGATCTGCACATTCCAGACATGACTGTAAGGGAAACACTGGACTTCTCTGCCCGTTGTCAAGGTGTTGGAAGCAGAGAAG ATATCATGATGGAGATCAGCAGAAGGGAGAAGGAGGCAGGAATCTTTCCAGATCCTGACATAGATACTTACATGAAG GCCACTGCTTTCAAAGGACTTAAAAGAACTCTTCGGACAGACTATATTTTAAAG ATCCTAGGGCTGGATATCTGTGCGGGCACATTGGTTGGAGATCCCATGAGAAGAGGCATATCAGGTGGTCAAAAAAGGAGATTGACTACAG CGGAGATGATTGTGGGCCCAAAAAAAGCTCTATTCATGGACGAAATAACAAACGGCTTGGACAGTTCAACAGCCTTTCAGATTGTTTCTTGTCTTCAGCAGCTAGCACATTTGACAGATGCCACTATACTGGTTTCGCTTCTTCAGCCTGCGCCAGAAACATTTGATCTTTTTGATGACCTCATTCTGCTGGTTGAAGGGAAAATTGTGTACCAAGGCCCTCGTGACCAAGCTCTGAAGTTTTTTGAGGATTGTGGATTCAGGTGTCCTGAAAGAAAAGGGGTCGCCGATTTCCTCCAAGAG GTTATATCTAGAAAAGATCAAGCACAATATTGGCAGCATCCTGAGCTACCGTACAGTTATATGTCAGTTGATATGTTCTgtaaaaagttcaaggaatCTTATTGTGGGATGAAGCTTGATCAGGAGCTTTCAGGCATATTTGATAGGTCCAAAAGCCACAAAAATGctctttcttttgatgtttACTCTCTGTCCAGATGGGAACTTCTCAGAGCATGCATGGCGAGGGAACTTCTTCTCATGAGGAGAAATTCTTTTATCTATGTTTTTAAATCAGTACAG CTTATTTTTGTTGCATTTATCACGATGACTGTATTCTTGCGGACTCGGATGGGAATAGATGTATTTCATGCAAACGACTATATGGGCTCTATGTTTTACGGGCTAATCATACTCCTTGTTGATGGATTTCCGGAATTGGCAATGACAGTTTCAAGGCTCACAACCTTCTACAAACAAAAGGAGCTGTACTTTTACCCTGCTTGGGCTTATGCAATTCCAGCATCTATACTGAAACTTCCTCTTTCACTGCTGGAATCTGTTGTTTGGACATCTCTTACATATTACGTGATTGGATACAGTCCTGAGGTAGGCAG GTTCTTCCGCCAATTACTACTTCTTTTCTCTGTGCACTTGTCGTCCATATCCATGTTCCGTTTTCTGGCCTCAATCTTTCAAACTGCAGTTGCTTCCAACTTAGCTGGTACTGTTGCATTACTGATTGTGATGCTATTTGGTGGTTTTGTCATCCCAAAAT CCTCTATGCCTGCTTGGTTAAAGTGGGGTTTCTGGGTCTCTCCACTAACATATGGAGAAATTGGACTTTCCATTAATGAATTTCATGCTCCACGATGGCAAAAG ATTTCATCGTCAAACACTACAATAGGGCATACAATCCTTGAAAGCCGAGGACTAAACTTTAATGGGTATTTCTTTTGGATATCAGTTGGTGCCTTACTGGGATTTACCTTACTGTTCAACATCGGTTTCACTTTGGCCTTAACTTTCTTGAAGC CTCCAGGATCATCACGCGCTATCGTTTCACGTGAGAAATACATGCATAGAAGTGGAACCGAAGATTCTCAAGACAACGTAAAGCATGAAGAGCCAAAGAAAGTTCCTGCTGAAGTAGTGCAAACAAAACATG TAGGAAGGATGGTTTTGCCTTTCACACCATTGACCCTCGTGTTTAAAGATGTGCAGTACTACGTAGACGCCCCTGTG GAAATGAGACAACAAGGCTTTGCACAGAAAAGATTGCAACTTCTCTCTGATATCACAGGCACATTCAGACCTGGTATTCTTACCGCATTGATGGGTGTGAGTGGAGCTGGGAAAACTACTCTGATGGATGTCCTTTGTGGGAGAAAAACTACCGGCTATATTGAAGGAGAAATAAAAGTTGGTGGTTATCCCAAGGTTCAAGAAACATTTGCAAGAATCTCTGGTTACTGTGAGCAAACGGACATACATTCCCCACAAATCACTGTGGAAGAGTCTGTCATATTTTCTGCTTGGCTTCGTTTAGATCCTCAGATTAACTCAGAACGTAAAATG GAATTTGTCAATGAAGTCCTGGAGACGATTGAGCTTGATGGAATAAAAGATTCTTTAGTGGGCATACCTGGTGTGAATGGTCTATCCACAGAGCAACGAAAACGACTCACTATCGCTGTAGAGCTTGTTGCAAATCCTTCCATAATCTTTATGGATGAGCCTACAACAGGACTTGATGCTAGAGCTGCTGCGATTGTCATGCGAGCAGTGAAGAATATAGTTGATACAGGAAGAACAATAGTTTGCACCATCCACCAACCCAGCATTGACATATTTGAGGCTTTTGATGAG TTGGTTTTATTAAAAGCTGGTGGACGGCTGATTTACTCAGGACCCTTGGGACATAACTCAAGCATAGTTATAAAATACTTTGAG AGTATTCCTGGGGTGCCAGATATTAAGAGCAACTACAATCCGGCTACATGGATGCTAGAGGTGACTTCTACCTCAACTGAAGCTGAACTTGGCATTGATTTTGCTCTATTCTACAAAGAGTCGACATTGTATGA CCTTGCATTGTTTTTGCTTCCAGGACCAACAAAGAGCTTGTAA
- the LOC104431312 gene encoding pleiotropic drug resistance protein 3 isoform X1: MAELIGTEADGIRSIQNELSELGRSLRSSFRLHVSSFGSTSVVNTIKNDTSDEYDLQWAAIERLPTFERLRSSLFDSEIDGRAVDDKGKKVVDVTKLGALERHFFIEKLIRHIENDNLNLLRKIRDRTDKVGVKLPTIEVRYLNLCIEADCEIVEGKPLPTLWNSLKSMLPGIPAVPGLKIRMAKISIIKDVSGTIKPGRMTLLLGPPGCGKTSFLKALSGTLGKSIKVTGEISYNGHYLNEFIPQKTSAYISQFDLHIPDMTVRETLDFSARCQGVGSREDIMMEISRREKEAGIFPDPDIDTYMKATAFKGLKRTLRTDYILKILGLDICAGTLVGDPMRRGISGGQKRRLTTAEMIVGPKKALFMDEITNGLDSSTAFQIVSCLQQLAHLTDATILVSLLQPAPETFDLFDDLILLVEGKIVYQGPRDQALKFFEDCGFRCPERKGVADFLQEVISRKDQAQYWQHPELPYSYMSVDMFCKKFKESYCGMKLDQELSGIFDRSKSHKNALSFDVYSLSRWELLRACMARELLLMRRNSFIYVFKSVQLIFVAFITMTVFLRTRMGIDVFHANDYMGSMFYGLIILLVDGFPELAMTVSRLTTFYKQKELYFYPAWAYAIPASILKLPLSLLESVVWTSLTYYVIGYSPEVGRFFRQLLLLFSVHLSSISMFRFLASIFQTAVASNLAGTVALLIVMLFGGFVIPKSSMPAWLKWGFWVSPLTYGEIGLSINEFHAPRWQKISSSNTTIGHTILESRGLNFNGYFFWISVGALLGFTLLFNIGFTLALTFLKPPGSSRAIVSREKYMHRSGTEDSQDNVKHEEPKKVPAEVVQTKHVGRMVLPFTPLTLVFKDVQYYVDAPVEMRQQGFAQKRLQLLSDITGTFRPGILTALMGVSGAGKTTLMDVLCGRKTTGYIEGEIKVGGYPKVQETFARISGYCEQTDIHSPQITVEESVIFSAWLRLDPQINSERKMEFVNEVLETIELDGIKDSLVGIPGVNGLSTEQRKRLTIAVELVANPSIIFMDEPTTGLDARAAAIVMRAVKNIVDTGRTIVCTIHQPSIDIFEAFDELVLLKAGGRLIYSGPLGHNSSIVIKYFESIPGVPDIKSNYNPATWMLEVTSTSTEAELGIDFALFYKESTLYETNKELVKQLSTPLPGTSDLHFSSRFSQKWWGQFKSCLWKQYLSYWRSPPYNLTRTLHTIAVSFLFGLLFWNQGKKLNNQQNLFNVLGSMYIAVLFLGINNCSSVLHYVATERTVMYRERFAGMYSSLAFSLAQVVVEIPYILVQAILFVIITYPMIGYFGSADKIFWYFYVMFCSLLSFNYLGMLLVSLTPNVMVAAILQSAFYANFNLFAGFLIPKPKIPKWWIWLYYVCPTSWALNGMMTSQYGDIDKEIEAFGETKIVAAFLKDYFGFHHDQLYVVAIVLAAFPIVLATLFTYCIGHLNYQRR; the protein is encoded by the exons ATGGCTGAGCTGATTGGAACAGAAGCAGATGGAATACGGTCGATTCAAAATGAGTTATCAGAGCTAGGAAGGAGCCTCAGATCATCATTTCGGCTTCATGTTTCGAGTTTTGGAAGCACCTCGGTTGTGAacacaataaaaaatgataCTAGTGATGAATATGATCTCCAATGGGCTGCCATTGAGAGGTTACCAACTTTTGAGAGGTTGAGGTCGTCCCTGTTTGATAGTGAGATCGATGGAAGGGCAGTAGATGATAAAGGAAAGAAGGTGGTTGACGTTACCAAGCTTGGTGCATTGGAACGTCATTTTTTCATAGAGAAGCTCATCAGGCATATCGAGAACGACAACCTTAATTTGTTGCGCAAGATTAGGGATAGAACTGACAA GGTTGGTGTCAAATTGCCCACCATAGAAGTCAGATATCTGAATTTATGCATTGAAGCAGACTGTGAGATAGTTGAAGGAAAGCCCCTGCCCACTCTCTGGAATTCTCTAAAAAGCATGCTCCCT GGTATTCCTGCAGTGCCGGGTTTAAAGATACGTATGGCCAAAATAAGCATCATTAAGGATGTCAGTGGAACTATAAAGCCTGGAAG GATGACTTTATTGCTTGGACCTCCTGGATGTGGGAAAACTTCCTTTCTTAAGGCTCTCTCAGGGACTCTAGGCAAATCTATCAAG GTCACTGGAGAAATTTCATATAATGGCCACTATCTTAACGAGTTCATCCCCCAAAAGACATCTGCTTATATAAGCCAATTTGATCTGCACATTCCAGACATGACTGTAAGGGAAACACTGGACTTCTCTGCCCGTTGTCAAGGTGTTGGAAGCAGAGAAG ATATCATGATGGAGATCAGCAGAAGGGAGAAGGAGGCAGGAATCTTTCCAGATCCTGACATAGATACTTACATGAAG GCCACTGCTTTCAAAGGACTTAAAAGAACTCTTCGGACAGACTATATTTTAAAG ATCCTAGGGCTGGATATCTGTGCGGGCACATTGGTTGGAGATCCCATGAGAAGAGGCATATCAGGTGGTCAAAAAAGGAGATTGACTACAG CGGAGATGATTGTGGGCCCAAAAAAAGCTCTATTCATGGACGAAATAACAAACGGCTTGGACAGTTCAACAGCCTTTCAGATTGTTTCTTGTCTTCAGCAGCTAGCACATTTGACAGATGCCACTATACTGGTTTCGCTTCTTCAGCCTGCGCCAGAAACATTTGATCTTTTTGATGACCTCATTCTGCTGGTTGAAGGGAAAATTGTGTACCAAGGCCCTCGTGACCAAGCTCTGAAGTTTTTTGAGGATTGTGGATTCAGGTGTCCTGAAAGAAAAGGGGTCGCCGATTTCCTCCAAGAG GTTATATCTAGAAAAGATCAAGCACAATATTGGCAGCATCCTGAGCTACCGTACAGTTATATGTCAGTTGATATGTTCTgtaaaaagttcaaggaatCTTATTGTGGGATGAAGCTTGATCAGGAGCTTTCAGGCATATTTGATAGGTCCAAAAGCCACAAAAATGctctttcttttgatgtttACTCTCTGTCCAGATGGGAACTTCTCAGAGCATGCATGGCGAGGGAACTTCTTCTCATGAGGAGAAATTCTTTTATCTATGTTTTTAAATCAGTACAG CTTATTTTTGTTGCATTTATCACGATGACTGTATTCTTGCGGACTCGGATGGGAATAGATGTATTTCATGCAAACGACTATATGGGCTCTATGTTTTACGGGCTAATCATACTCCTTGTTGATGGATTTCCGGAATTGGCAATGACAGTTTCAAGGCTCACAACCTTCTACAAACAAAAGGAGCTGTACTTTTACCCTGCTTGGGCTTATGCAATTCCAGCATCTATACTGAAACTTCCTCTTTCACTGCTGGAATCTGTTGTTTGGACATCTCTTACATATTACGTGATTGGATACAGTCCTGAGGTAGGCAG GTTCTTCCGCCAATTACTACTTCTTTTCTCTGTGCACTTGTCGTCCATATCCATGTTCCGTTTTCTGGCCTCAATCTTTCAAACTGCAGTTGCTTCCAACTTAGCTGGTACTGTTGCATTACTGATTGTGATGCTATTTGGTGGTTTTGTCATCCCAAAAT CCTCTATGCCTGCTTGGTTAAAGTGGGGTTTCTGGGTCTCTCCACTAACATATGGAGAAATTGGACTTTCCATTAATGAATTTCATGCTCCACGATGGCAAAAG ATTTCATCGTCAAACACTACAATAGGGCATACAATCCTTGAAAGCCGAGGACTAAACTTTAATGGGTATTTCTTTTGGATATCAGTTGGTGCCTTACTGGGATTTACCTTACTGTTCAACATCGGTTTCACTTTGGCCTTAACTTTCTTGAAGC CTCCAGGATCATCACGCGCTATCGTTTCACGTGAGAAATACATGCATAGAAGTGGAACCGAAGATTCTCAAGACAACGTAAAGCATGAAGAGCCAAAGAAAGTTCCTGCTGAAGTAGTGCAAACAAAACATG TAGGAAGGATGGTTTTGCCTTTCACACCATTGACCCTCGTGTTTAAAGATGTGCAGTACTACGTAGACGCCCCTGTG GAAATGAGACAACAAGGCTTTGCACAGAAAAGATTGCAACTTCTCTCTGATATCACAGGCACATTCAGACCTGGTATTCTTACCGCATTGATGGGTGTGAGTGGAGCTGGGAAAACTACTCTGATGGATGTCCTTTGTGGGAGAAAAACTACCGGCTATATTGAAGGAGAAATAAAAGTTGGTGGTTATCCCAAGGTTCAAGAAACATTTGCAAGAATCTCTGGTTACTGTGAGCAAACGGACATACATTCCCCACAAATCACTGTGGAAGAGTCTGTCATATTTTCTGCTTGGCTTCGTTTAGATCCTCAGATTAACTCAGAACGTAAAATG GAATTTGTCAATGAAGTCCTGGAGACGATTGAGCTTGATGGAATAAAAGATTCTTTAGTGGGCATACCTGGTGTGAATGGTCTATCCACAGAGCAACGAAAACGACTCACTATCGCTGTAGAGCTTGTTGCAAATCCTTCCATAATCTTTATGGATGAGCCTACAACAGGACTTGATGCTAGAGCTGCTGCGATTGTCATGCGAGCAGTGAAGAATATAGTTGATACAGGAAGAACAATAGTTTGCACCATCCACCAACCCAGCATTGACATATTTGAGGCTTTTGATGAG TTGGTTTTATTAAAAGCTGGTGGACGGCTGATTTACTCAGGACCCTTGGGACATAACTCAAGCATAGTTATAAAATACTTTGAG AGTATTCCTGGGGTGCCAGATATTAAGAGCAACTACAATCCGGCTACATGGATGCTAGAGGTGACTTCTACCTCAACTGAAGCTGAACTTGGCATTGATTTTGCTCTATTCTACAAAGAGTCGACATTGTATGA GACCAACAAAGAGCTTGTAAAGCAGCTGAGCACTCCACTTCCTGGTACTAGTGACTTGCACTTCTCCTCCCGATTCTCCCAAAAGTGGTGGGGACAATTCAAGTCATGTCTATGGAAGCAGTACTTGTCCTATTGGAGAAGTCCTCCTTACAACTTGACGCGTACACTCCACACAATCGCTGTGTCTTTTCTCTTCGGGTTACTGTTCTGGAATCAAGGGAAGAAACT AAACAACCAGCAGAACTTATTCAATGTGTTGGGTTCGATGTATATAGCCGTGCTCTTCTTGGGCATAAACAACTGCTCATCAGTACTACACTATGTTGCCACGGAACGGACTGTCATGTACCGTGAGAGATTTGCAGGGATGTACTCTTCATTGGCTTTTTCACTAGCACAG GTTGTTGTTGAGATACCATATATACTAGTTCAAGCAATTTTATTTGTGATCATCACCTATCCGATGATTGGTTATTTCGGGTCAGCAGACAAGATCTTCTGGTACTTCTATGTCATGTTCTGCTCACTGCTATCATTCAATTACCTCGGAATGCTGCTCGTGTCCCTGACACCAAATGTCATGGTGGCTGCAATTCTACAATCTGCCTTCTACgcaaattttaatctttttgctGGGTTTTTGATCCCAAAACCG